A single genomic interval of Osmia lignaria lignaria isolate PbOS001 chromosome 9, iyOsmLign1, whole genome shotgun sequence harbors:
- the wwk gene encoding anoctamin 8 white walker isoform X3, translating into MPGGEGSPINLLDHRTSTTSGECANSDEDERTTATASSTMTTVSGGDGLRRRKVIHAAKETLDKASRLLRRKIPCTGHLMTPRRLWIQKVPTQECDVVMMFPSGASDETLMWLLGRLRAGTPGLVVHVRHHASSDSYSFYLTAPFSVLLKAAEEVHLPKTLRQEFGGGLKEFVGTESSCFEGSDDEARFFTTQERQSLVLHLLHTLRAGPQDLHSLSGLKMVEGQAIIPKCISAGIISQVFPLHELPALEKLQRTWVRAFLSPQPLDDICKYFGVKITMYFAWLGHYTTALIVPAAVGAIYWVGIIGRNQAVEDVAYVLFSVFNVIWATVYLETWKRRGAELAYRWGTLDQRDDLLVEPRPLFTGTLEISHVTGRLEPTYPRWKRNMFRYFVSVPVIAACLFFVFIVMILSFQIQDWWDARLESRGYGFWLSYVPKVLLAVVIALMDEAYFKVAVWLNDMENYRLDTEYENHLIYKVALFQFVNSFLSLFYIAFYLQDQERLKEQLAALLIARQVIGNLKESAVPYLIEQLRLARLSFELFGALSPSEARSPPGEENADENQKDAEDKSERSESGKSTQPRNVSQAELESSLYRVGHPTNSLLSDVTFKVSTKKYDGAFSEHLEMLSQLGYVCLFSSAFPLAAMAALLGNLLELRGDAFKLCFVLQRPFGRRVSNIGTWQNAMEAMGLVAIVVNCALIGLSGQVQRMFPEMSATQTILLIVALEHIMLGIRFIIICAIPDIPHWVATEMAKVEFLRREAVRRLSSTPSPEQQPATVIADGESEEQQLLTDRTGDATTSSLPDTPTLASTTHTPSSPPTPSAASVPRISETPSAAQTPGSAGSSDIGSPFLTDNGMGSVRDLHNSPRCSIPGGERGRRSREWLATEPEASGGSDHYSHHLTIGPHGGVDWVRRLGLEPGARKSSDSEIGGSGTVSGSGDELTLHRSTDCIVSKELASSSDSDLLRSAPPWTVAHRNQKFRFSPERERERERAEKLQYQQHQRDIQDHKQQAAEKEKESGALSDSSKTISSQEEEKPTKEDREAKKTRVKQSLMKRARSVAIFSLKLKERRAREAELKAKEAEKEARWQQPQSCVGGELSCIPIEKLISVDDIAAMELRRLNH; encoded by the exons GAATGCGACGTGGTGATGATGTTTCCAAGCGGAGCCAGCGACGAGACTCTGATGTGGCTTCTTGGTCGTCTTCGGGCTGGGACACCGGGCCTAGTGGTGCACGTGCGACACCACGCCTCGTCAGATAGCTACAGCTTCTACTTGACAGCCCCTTTTAGCGT ATTGTTGAAAGCAGCCGAGGAGGTACATTTACCGAAGACACTGCGACAGGAGTTCGGAGGAGGTCTGAAGGAGTTTGTTGGTACAGAATCGAGTTGCTTCGAAGGTAGCGACGACGAAGCACGATTCTTCACTACTCAGGAAAGGCAATCGTTGGTCCTGCACCTGCTGCATACTCTCAGAGCTGGACCTCAGGATCTTCACAGTCTGTCAGGTCTGAAGATGGTCGAAGGACAGGCAATTATTCCAAAGTGCATTTCCGCCGGGATCATATCCCAg GTCTTCCCTCTTCACGAATTGCCTGCGTTAGAGAAATTACAAAGGACTTGGGTCCGCGCGTTCCTCAGCCCCCAACCCCTGGACGACATTTGTAAATACTTCGGTGTAAAGATTACCATGTATTTCGCCTGGCTCGGACATTACACCACCGCTTTAATCGTTCCAGCAGCAGTGGGTGCCATATATTGG GTCGGCATCATCGGCAGGAATCAAGCGGTGGAAGACGTAGCGTACGTTCTATTCTCCGTCTTCAACGTAATCTGGGCCACGGTTTATCTGGAGACCTGGAAGAGAAGAGGCGCCGAATTGGCCTACAGGTGGGGCACCTTGGATCAAAGAGACGACCTACTTGTCGAGCCTAGACCTTTGTTCACG GGTACGTTGGAGATCTCGCACGTGACAGGGAGACTGGAGCCAACCTATCCGAGGTGGAAGAGAAACATGTTTCGGTATTTCGTCAGCGTTCCCGTCATCGCTGCCTGCTTATTCTTCGTTTTCATCGTGATGATTCTCAGCTTTCAAATACAG GATTGGTGGGATGCTCGTCTAGAGTCGAGGGGATACGGTTTTTGGCTGAGCTACGTGCCAAAAGTTTTACTCGCCGTGGTGATAGCATTAATGGACGAAGCTTACTTCAAAGTCGCCGTATGGTTAAACGACATGG AAAACTATCGGCTAGACACCGAGTACGAGAATCATCTGATCTACAAGGTGGCACTG TTTCAGTTTGTAAACTCCTTCCTATCGCTATTTTACATCGCCTTCTACCTACAAGATCAAGAGAGGCTGAAAGAG CAATTGGCCGCTCTGCTGATAGCCCGTCAGGTGATCGGTAATCTGAAAGAATCCGCGGTACCATATCTGATCGAGCAGCTGAGGTTGGCACGTTTGAGCTTCGAGCTATTCGGCGCGTTGAGCCCCAGCGAGGCTAGGTCACCCCCGGGTGAGGAGAACGCTGATGAGAACCAGAAGGATGCCGAGGACAAAAGCGAACGATCCGAGAGCGGGAAGAGCACGCAACCGAGAAACGTCAGCCAGGCTGAGCTGGAAAGTTCCCTCTACAGAGTAGGGCATCCCACTAATTCTCTACTTAGTGACGTTACGTTCAAG GTATCGACAAAAAAG TACGATGGGGCGTTTTCGGAACACCTGGAAATGCTGTCGCAACTCGGTTACGTCTGCCTCTTCTCGTCGGCTTTCCCTTTGGCTGCTATGGCAGCACTACTGGGAAATCTTCTCGAGCTACGAGGCGATGCCTTCAAGCTTTGTTTCGTGCTACAACGACCCTTTGGTAGAAGGGTTTCCAACATCGGTACTTGGCAA AACGCCATGGAAGCAATGGGGCTCGTCGCTATCGTAGTAAACTGTGCATTGATCGGTCTAAGCGGACAAGTGCAGCGAATGTTCCCTGAAATGTCTGCTACCCAAACGATCCTTCTAATAGTTGCCCTGGAACACATTATGCTCGGAATAAGGTTTATTATAATATGCGCGATTCCTGACATTCCGCACTGGGTAGCGACGGAAATGGCCAAAGTTGAATTCCTGAGAAGGGAGGCCGTTAGAAGGCTCTCCTCCACTCCGTCGCCTGAGCAACAACCGGCCACGGTGATAG CAGACGGAGAGAGCGAAGAACAACAACTGCTTACCGACCGTACCGGAGATGCGACCACCTCCAGTCTTCCAGACACACCGACTTTGGCGTCGACCACCCACACGCCGAGCAGCCCTCCGACACCGAGCGCAGCGTCCGTGCCAAGAATCTCGGAGACACCCTCCGCGGCTCAGACGCCGGGTAGCGCGGGAAGTAGCGACATCGGGTCACCGTTCTTGACCGATAACGGCATGGGCAGCGTGCGGGATCTTCACAATTCTCCTAGGTGTTCCATTCCTGGTGGAGAACGAG GGAGACGTTCGAGAGAATGGCTAGCAACCGAGCCAGAAGCATCGGGTGGATCCGATCATTACAGCCATCATTTAACGATCGGACCTCACGGTGGTGTGGATTGGGTTCGAAGATTGGGCCTCGAGCCTGGTGCTCGAAAATCGAGCGATTCCGAAATCGGTGGGTCTGGGACGGTCAGTGGAAGCGGAGACGAACTGACTCTTCACAGATCCACCGATTGTATCGTCTCCAAAGAGCTTGCTTCTTCGTCGGACAGCGATCTACTTCG ATCGGCTCCACCGTGGACGGTAGCTCACAGAAATCAAAAGTTCCGTTTCTCCCCGGAGCGAGAGAGGGAACGAGAGAGGGCAGAGAAATTACAGTATCAACAGCATCAACGAGATATCCAGGATCACAAACAACAGGCGGCTGAAAAGGAGAAAGAGTCAGGGGCTCTTTCGGATTCCAGTAAAACGATTTCTAgccaagaagaagagaaaccgACCAAGGAGGATCGGGAAGCGAAGAAAACCAGGGTGAAACAGAGCTTGATGAAGAGAGCCAGATCGGTCGCGATATTctcgttaaaattaaaagaacgcAGAGCCAGGGAGGCCGAATTAAAGGCGAAAGAAGCAGAGAAAGAAGCTAGGTGGCAACAGCCTCAATCGTGCGTCGGTGGCGAGCTCTCTTGCATTCCCATAGAAAAGCTTATATCCGTGGATGACATCGCAGCCATGGAATTACGCAGACTTAATCATTAG
- the wwk gene encoding anoctamin 8 white walker isoform X4 → MPGGEGSPINLLDHRTSTTSGECANSDEDERTTATASSTMTTVSGGDGLRRRKVIHAAKETLDKASRLLRRKIPCTGHLMTPRRLWIQKVPTQECDVVMMFPSGASDETLMWLLGRLRAGTPGLVVHVRHHASSDSYSFYLTAPFSVLLKAAEEVHLPKTLRQEFGGGLKEFVGTESSCFEGSDDEARFFTTQERQSLVLHLLHTLRAGPQDLHSLSGLKMVEGQAIIPKCISAGIISQVFPLHELPALEKLQRTWVRAFLSPQPLDDICKYFGVKITMYFAWLGHYTTALIVPAAVGAIYWVGIIGRNQAVEDVAYVLFSVFNVIWATVYLETWKRRGAELAYRWGTLDQRDDLLVEPRPLFTGTLEISHVTGRLEPTYPRWKRNMFRYFVSVPVIAACLFFVFIVMILSFQIQDWWDARLESRGYGFWLSYVPKVLLAVVIALMDEAYFKVAVWLNDMENYRLDTEYENHLIYKVALFQFVNSFLSLFYIAFYLQDQERLKEQLAALLIARQVIGNLKESAVPYLIEQLRLARLSFELFGALSPSEARSPPGEENADENQKDAEDKSERSESGKSTQPRNVSQAELESSLYRVGHPTNSLLSDVTFKVSTKKYDGAFSEHLEMLSQLGYVCLFSSAFPLAAMAALLGNLLELRGDAFKLCFVLQRPFGRRVSNIGTWQNAMEAMGLVAIVVNCALIGLSGQVQRMFPEMSATQTILLIVALEHIMLGIRFIIICAIPDIPHWVATEMAKVEFLRREAVRRLSSTPSPEQQPATVIDGESEEQQLLTDRTGDATTSSLPDTPTLASTTHTPSSPPTPSAASVPRISETPSAAQTPGSAGSSDIGSPFLTDNGMGSVRDLHNSPRCSIPGGERGRRSREWLATEPEASGGSDHYSHHLTIGPHGGVDWVRRLGLEPGARKSSDSEIGGSGTVSGSGDELTLHRSTDCIVSKELASSSDSDLLRSAPPWTVAHRNQKFRFSPERERERERAEKLQYQQHQRDIQDHKQQAAEKEKESGALSDSSKTISSQEEEKPTKEDREAKKTRVKQSLMKRARSVAIFSLKLKERRAREAELKAKEAEKEARWQQPQSCVGGELSCIPIEKLISVDDIAAMELRRLNH, encoded by the exons GAATGCGACGTGGTGATGATGTTTCCAAGCGGAGCCAGCGACGAGACTCTGATGTGGCTTCTTGGTCGTCTTCGGGCTGGGACACCGGGCCTAGTGGTGCACGTGCGACACCACGCCTCGTCAGATAGCTACAGCTTCTACTTGACAGCCCCTTTTAGCGT ATTGTTGAAAGCAGCCGAGGAGGTACATTTACCGAAGACACTGCGACAGGAGTTCGGAGGAGGTCTGAAGGAGTTTGTTGGTACAGAATCGAGTTGCTTCGAAGGTAGCGACGACGAAGCACGATTCTTCACTACTCAGGAAAGGCAATCGTTGGTCCTGCACCTGCTGCATACTCTCAGAGCTGGACCTCAGGATCTTCACAGTCTGTCAGGTCTGAAGATGGTCGAAGGACAGGCAATTATTCCAAAGTGCATTTCCGCCGGGATCATATCCCAg GTCTTCCCTCTTCACGAATTGCCTGCGTTAGAGAAATTACAAAGGACTTGGGTCCGCGCGTTCCTCAGCCCCCAACCCCTGGACGACATTTGTAAATACTTCGGTGTAAAGATTACCATGTATTTCGCCTGGCTCGGACATTACACCACCGCTTTAATCGTTCCAGCAGCAGTGGGTGCCATATATTGG GTCGGCATCATCGGCAGGAATCAAGCGGTGGAAGACGTAGCGTACGTTCTATTCTCCGTCTTCAACGTAATCTGGGCCACGGTTTATCTGGAGACCTGGAAGAGAAGAGGCGCCGAATTGGCCTACAGGTGGGGCACCTTGGATCAAAGAGACGACCTACTTGTCGAGCCTAGACCTTTGTTCACG GGTACGTTGGAGATCTCGCACGTGACAGGGAGACTGGAGCCAACCTATCCGAGGTGGAAGAGAAACATGTTTCGGTATTTCGTCAGCGTTCCCGTCATCGCTGCCTGCTTATTCTTCGTTTTCATCGTGATGATTCTCAGCTTTCAAATACAG GATTGGTGGGATGCTCGTCTAGAGTCGAGGGGATACGGTTTTTGGCTGAGCTACGTGCCAAAAGTTTTACTCGCCGTGGTGATAGCATTAATGGACGAAGCTTACTTCAAAGTCGCCGTATGGTTAAACGACATGG AAAACTATCGGCTAGACACCGAGTACGAGAATCATCTGATCTACAAGGTGGCACTG TTTCAGTTTGTAAACTCCTTCCTATCGCTATTTTACATCGCCTTCTACCTACAAGATCAAGAGAGGCTGAAAGAG CAATTGGCCGCTCTGCTGATAGCCCGTCAGGTGATCGGTAATCTGAAAGAATCCGCGGTACCATATCTGATCGAGCAGCTGAGGTTGGCACGTTTGAGCTTCGAGCTATTCGGCGCGTTGAGCCCCAGCGAGGCTAGGTCACCCCCGGGTGAGGAGAACGCTGATGAGAACCAGAAGGATGCCGAGGACAAAAGCGAACGATCCGAGAGCGGGAAGAGCACGCAACCGAGAAACGTCAGCCAGGCTGAGCTGGAAAGTTCCCTCTACAGAGTAGGGCATCCCACTAATTCTCTACTTAGTGACGTTACGTTCAAG GTATCGACAAAAAAG TACGATGGGGCGTTTTCGGAACACCTGGAAATGCTGTCGCAACTCGGTTACGTCTGCCTCTTCTCGTCGGCTTTCCCTTTGGCTGCTATGGCAGCACTACTGGGAAATCTTCTCGAGCTACGAGGCGATGCCTTCAAGCTTTGTTTCGTGCTACAACGACCCTTTGGTAGAAGGGTTTCCAACATCGGTACTTGGCAA AACGCCATGGAAGCAATGGGGCTCGTCGCTATCGTAGTAAACTGTGCATTGATCGGTCTAAGCGGACAAGTGCAGCGAATGTTCCCTGAAATGTCTGCTACCCAAACGATCCTTCTAATAGTTGCCCTGGAACACATTATGCTCGGAATAAGGTTTATTATAATATGCGCGATTCCTGACATTCCGCACTGGGTAGCGACGGAAATGGCCAAAGTTGAATTCCTGAGAAGGGAGGCCGTTAGAAGGCTCTCCTCCACTCCGTCGCCTGAGCAACAACCGGCCACGGTGATAG ACGGAGAGAGCGAAGAACAACAACTGCTTACCGACCGTACCGGAGATGCGACCACCTCCAGTCTTCCAGACACACCGACTTTGGCGTCGACCACCCACACGCCGAGCAGCCCTCCGACACCGAGCGCAGCGTCCGTGCCAAGAATCTCGGAGACACCCTCCGCGGCTCAGACGCCGGGTAGCGCGGGAAGTAGCGACATCGGGTCACCGTTCTTGACCGATAACGGCATGGGCAGCGTGCGGGATCTTCACAATTCTCCTAGGTGTTCCATTCCTGGTGGAGAACGAG GGAGACGTTCGAGAGAATGGCTAGCAACCGAGCCAGAAGCATCGGGTGGATCCGATCATTACAGCCATCATTTAACGATCGGACCTCACGGTGGTGTGGATTGGGTTCGAAGATTGGGCCTCGAGCCTGGTGCTCGAAAATCGAGCGATTCCGAAATCGGTGGGTCTGGGACGGTCAGTGGAAGCGGAGACGAACTGACTCTTCACAGATCCACCGATTGTATCGTCTCCAAAGAGCTTGCTTCTTCGTCGGACAGCGATCTACTTCG ATCGGCTCCACCGTGGACGGTAGCTCACAGAAATCAAAAGTTCCGTTTCTCCCCGGAGCGAGAGAGGGAACGAGAGAGGGCAGAGAAATTACAGTATCAACAGCATCAACGAGATATCCAGGATCACAAACAACAGGCGGCTGAAAAGGAGAAAGAGTCAGGGGCTCTTTCGGATTCCAGTAAAACGATTTCTAgccaagaagaagagaaaccgACCAAGGAGGATCGGGAAGCGAAGAAAACCAGGGTGAAACAGAGCTTGATGAAGAGAGCCAGATCGGTCGCGATATTctcgttaaaattaaaagaacgcAGAGCCAGGGAGGCCGAATTAAAGGCGAAAGAAGCAGAGAAAGAAGCTAGGTGGCAACAGCCTCAATCGTGCGTCGGTGGCGAGCTCTCTTGCATTCCCATAGAAAAGCTTATATCCGTGGATGACATCGCAGCCATGGAATTACGCAGACTTAATCATTAG
- the wwk gene encoding anoctamin 8 white walker isoform X2, which produces MPGGEGSPINLLDHRTSTTSGECANSDEDERTTATASSTMTTVSGGDGLRRRKVIHAAKETLDKASRLLRRKIPCTGHLMTPRRLWIQKVPTQECDVVMMFPSGASDETLMWLLGRLRAGTPGLVVHVRHHASSDSYSFYLTAPFSVLLKAAEEVHLPKTLRQEFGGGLKEFVGTESSCFEGSDDEARFFTTQERQSLVLHLLHTLRAGPQDLHSLSGLKMVEGQAIIPKCISAGIISQVFPLHELPALEKLQRTWVRAFLSPQPLDDICKYFGVKITMYFAWLGHYTTALIVPAAVGAIYWVGIIGRNQAVEDVAYVLFSVFNVIWATVYLETWKRRGAELAYRWGTLDQRDDLLVEPRPLFTGTLEISHVTGRLEPTYPRWKRNMFRYFVSVPVIAACLFFVFIVMILSFQIQDWWDARLESRGYGFWLSYVPKVLLAVVIALMDEAYFKVAVWLNDMENYRLDTEYENHLIYKVALFQFVNSFLSLFYIAFYLQDQERLKEQLAALLIARQVIGNLKESAVPYLIEQLRLARLSFELFGALSPSEARSPPGEENADENQKDAEDKSERSESGKSTQPRNVSQAELESSLYRVGHPTNSLLSDVTFKYDGAFSEHLEMLSQLGYVCLFSSAFPLAAMAALLGNLLELRGDAFKLCFVLQRPFGRRVSNIGTWQNAMEAMGLVAIVVNCALIGLSGQVQRMFPEMSATQTILLIVALEHIMLGIRFIIICAIPDIPHWVATEMAKVEFLRREAVRRLSSTPSPEQQPATVIGRFVVSPADGESEEQQLLTDRTGDATTSSLPDTPTLASTTHTPSSPPTPSAASVPRISETPSAAQTPGSAGSSDIGSPFLTDNGMGSVRDLHNSPRCSIPGGERGRRSREWLATEPEASGGSDHYSHHLTIGPHGGVDWVRRLGLEPGARKSSDSEIGGSGTVSGSGDELTLHRSTDCIVSKELASSSDSDLLRSAPPWTVAHRNQKFRFSPERERERERAEKLQYQQHQRDIQDHKQQAAEKEKESGALSDSSKTISSQEEEKPTKEDREAKKTRVKQSLMKRARSVAIFSLKLKERRAREAELKAKEAEKEARWQQPQSCVGGELSCIPIEKLISVDDIAAMELRRLNH; this is translated from the exons GAATGCGACGTGGTGATGATGTTTCCAAGCGGAGCCAGCGACGAGACTCTGATGTGGCTTCTTGGTCGTCTTCGGGCTGGGACACCGGGCCTAGTGGTGCACGTGCGACACCACGCCTCGTCAGATAGCTACAGCTTCTACTTGACAGCCCCTTTTAGCGT ATTGTTGAAAGCAGCCGAGGAGGTACATTTACCGAAGACACTGCGACAGGAGTTCGGAGGAGGTCTGAAGGAGTTTGTTGGTACAGAATCGAGTTGCTTCGAAGGTAGCGACGACGAAGCACGATTCTTCACTACTCAGGAAAGGCAATCGTTGGTCCTGCACCTGCTGCATACTCTCAGAGCTGGACCTCAGGATCTTCACAGTCTGTCAGGTCTGAAGATGGTCGAAGGACAGGCAATTATTCCAAAGTGCATTTCCGCCGGGATCATATCCCAg GTCTTCCCTCTTCACGAATTGCCTGCGTTAGAGAAATTACAAAGGACTTGGGTCCGCGCGTTCCTCAGCCCCCAACCCCTGGACGACATTTGTAAATACTTCGGTGTAAAGATTACCATGTATTTCGCCTGGCTCGGACATTACACCACCGCTTTAATCGTTCCAGCAGCAGTGGGTGCCATATATTGG GTCGGCATCATCGGCAGGAATCAAGCGGTGGAAGACGTAGCGTACGTTCTATTCTCCGTCTTCAACGTAATCTGGGCCACGGTTTATCTGGAGACCTGGAAGAGAAGAGGCGCCGAATTGGCCTACAGGTGGGGCACCTTGGATCAAAGAGACGACCTACTTGTCGAGCCTAGACCTTTGTTCACG GGTACGTTGGAGATCTCGCACGTGACAGGGAGACTGGAGCCAACCTATCCGAGGTGGAAGAGAAACATGTTTCGGTATTTCGTCAGCGTTCCCGTCATCGCTGCCTGCTTATTCTTCGTTTTCATCGTGATGATTCTCAGCTTTCAAATACAG GATTGGTGGGATGCTCGTCTAGAGTCGAGGGGATACGGTTTTTGGCTGAGCTACGTGCCAAAAGTTTTACTCGCCGTGGTGATAGCATTAATGGACGAAGCTTACTTCAAAGTCGCCGTATGGTTAAACGACATGG AAAACTATCGGCTAGACACCGAGTACGAGAATCATCTGATCTACAAGGTGGCACTG TTTCAGTTTGTAAACTCCTTCCTATCGCTATTTTACATCGCCTTCTACCTACAAGATCAAGAGAGGCTGAAAGAG CAATTGGCCGCTCTGCTGATAGCCCGTCAGGTGATCGGTAATCTGAAAGAATCCGCGGTACCATATCTGATCGAGCAGCTGAGGTTGGCACGTTTGAGCTTCGAGCTATTCGGCGCGTTGAGCCCCAGCGAGGCTAGGTCACCCCCGGGTGAGGAGAACGCTGATGAGAACCAGAAGGATGCCGAGGACAAAAGCGAACGATCCGAGAGCGGGAAGAGCACGCAACCGAGAAACGTCAGCCAGGCTGAGCTGGAAAGTTCCCTCTACAGAGTAGGGCATCCCACTAATTCTCTACTTAGTGACGTTACGTTCAAG TACGATGGGGCGTTTTCGGAACACCTGGAAATGCTGTCGCAACTCGGTTACGTCTGCCTCTTCTCGTCGGCTTTCCCTTTGGCTGCTATGGCAGCACTACTGGGAAATCTTCTCGAGCTACGAGGCGATGCCTTCAAGCTTTGTTTCGTGCTACAACGACCCTTTGGTAGAAGGGTTTCCAACATCGGTACTTGGCAA AACGCCATGGAAGCAATGGGGCTCGTCGCTATCGTAGTAAACTGTGCATTGATCGGTCTAAGCGGACAAGTGCAGCGAATGTTCCCTGAAATGTCTGCTACCCAAACGATCCTTCTAATAGTTGCCCTGGAACACATTATGCTCGGAATAAGGTTTATTATAATATGCGCGATTCCTGACATTCCGCACTGGGTAGCGACGGAAATGGCCAAAGTTGAATTCCTGAGAAGGGAGGCCGTTAGAAGGCTCTCCTCCACTCCGTCGCCTGAGCAACAACCGGCCACGGTGATAG GGAGATTCGTGGTGAGTCCAGCAGACGGAGAGAGCGAAGAACAACAACTGCTTACCGACCGTACCGGAGATGCGACCACCTCCAGTCTTCCAGACACACCGACTTTGGCGTCGACCACCCACACGCCGAGCAGCCCTCCGACACCGAGCGCAGCGTCCGTGCCAAGAATCTCGGAGACACCCTCCGCGGCTCAGACGCCGGGTAGCGCGGGAAGTAGCGACATCGGGTCACCGTTCTTGACCGATAACGGCATGGGCAGCGTGCGGGATCTTCACAATTCTCCTAGGTGTTCCATTCCTGGTGGAGAACGAG GGAGACGTTCGAGAGAATGGCTAGCAACCGAGCCAGAAGCATCGGGTGGATCCGATCATTACAGCCATCATTTAACGATCGGACCTCACGGTGGTGTGGATTGGGTTCGAAGATTGGGCCTCGAGCCTGGTGCTCGAAAATCGAGCGATTCCGAAATCGGTGGGTCTGGGACGGTCAGTGGAAGCGGAGACGAACTGACTCTTCACAGATCCACCGATTGTATCGTCTCCAAAGAGCTTGCTTCTTCGTCGGACAGCGATCTACTTCG ATCGGCTCCACCGTGGACGGTAGCTCACAGAAATCAAAAGTTCCGTTTCTCCCCGGAGCGAGAGAGGGAACGAGAGAGGGCAGAGAAATTACAGTATCAACAGCATCAACGAGATATCCAGGATCACAAACAACAGGCGGCTGAAAAGGAGAAAGAGTCAGGGGCTCTTTCGGATTCCAGTAAAACGATTTCTAgccaagaagaagagaaaccgACCAAGGAGGATCGGGAAGCGAAGAAAACCAGGGTGAAACAGAGCTTGATGAAGAGAGCCAGATCGGTCGCGATATTctcgttaaaattaaaagaacgcAGAGCCAGGGAGGCCGAATTAAAGGCGAAAGAAGCAGAGAAAGAAGCTAGGTGGCAACAGCCTCAATCGTGCGTCGGTGGCGAGCTCTCTTGCATTCCCATAGAAAAGCTTATATCCGTGGATGACATCGCAGCCATGGAATTACGCAGACTTAATCATTAG